A single region of the Triticum dicoccoides isolate Atlit2015 ecotype Zavitan chromosome 2B, WEW_v2.0, whole genome shotgun sequence genome encodes:
- the LOC119366838 gene encoding disease resistance protein RGA4-like: MEVAVAVVSAVTKSVVSKLITVLEKRYKELKDLEGDISFLHRELAMICGSMEVQISHKGQPSAVEILSMEEFRALAHNIEDCLDRFLPCAACEGELQIRNPRKFCHEIGRLKRELDAAHERKIRYNADFCSAAAESDLDDNPVDQDNPGAYGASPAVGIEEAKRELCKSLVDGGQASRRKLKVVSIVGFGGSGKTALAWEVYNCPQVAEQFSCRAWVTVASNQIHGVAAKEALLTAILEGLLGEEAQESVPQKLRQLQQHISRLLQTKRCLIVIDNIKMELWDVIKPIFPDEKGSRILVTTTVTSVANACSLPDGYVYSIRSLSAEQSKDYLDKNVFVNGCSPDLERGSTAIVNKCDGHPLALVSVAKALQGHKLTGDLCEKMTHNLCSRMDENKNGHFTKLGQVLMNNYSSLPGNSLKTCLLYSSLFPNDRPVSRKTLTGRWLAEGYIDGDQEIADKKLDELIDRNIILPVDPSNNGKAKTCKPHGIMHQFMLHKSMASNFIATSLSARNRSNFRHLIIEKHTNGTAFDNLLSGSAGEQLRPRSLTVFGSAEEAVPDLTSFELLRVLDLKECNGLNEEHLGHIYKLLHLKYLTLGSSVSNLSVQMERLHCLEILDLRKTKIETLPVEVISLPHLAHLYGKMKLKRISGKNHKRFLQGKSNLQTLAGVVIDNNSGFPELMVHMKKLTKVKIWCESNSTDCSYAVLSEAIHKFAQDGMSTPVGARSLSLHLNDSSKDLLNHHQGDNTMAASRKGYLSSLKLQGSLNQFPQFVMSLRGLKELCLAYTNLTGPHLLLGLRKLRHLVYLKLVEVHLADLDIKHGDFPSLQHLCLMVREPRFPTIQEGALPRLTSVQLLCKGLVGLCDHIKVECLDALCEIALDSQVNQETIRLWQNEAKKHPKSPKVLLLKRVDPADTRSPAKYVATDHGSLKPPVQGTP; encoded by the exons ATGGAGGTGGCGGTGGCGGTAGTGAGCGCTGTGACAAAAAGCGTGGTATCGAAGCTGATCACGGTTCTTGAGAAGAGGTACAAGGAGTTGAAGGACCTCGAGGGCGACATCAGCTTCCTGCATCGAGAGCTTGCCATGATCTGCGGGTCCATGGAGGTTCAGATCTCGCACAAGGGGCAGCCCAGCGCGGTAGAGATCTTATCCATGGAAGAATTCCGCGCCCTGGCACATAACATCGAGGACTGCCTGGACCGGTTCCTTCCTTGCGCTGCGTGCGAGGGAGAGCTCCAGATCCGCAATCCAAGAAAGTTCTGCCATGAGATCGGGAGACTCAAGCGGGAGCTGGATGCGGCGCATGAGCGAAAGATCAGATACAATGCAGACTTTTGCTCCGCCGCAGCCGAATCGGACCTGGACGACAATCCCGTTGACCAAGATAATCCGGGCGCGTACGGGGCTTCTCCTGCGGTGGGCATCGAGGAAGCAAAGCGGGAGCTTTGCAAGTCCTTAGTTGATGGTGGCCAAGCTAGCCGCAGGAAGCTGAAGGTGGTCTCCATCGTCGGATTTGGGGGCTCGGGCAAAACCGCACTCGCATGGGAAGTGTACAACTGCCCTCAAGTCGCCGAGCAATTCAGTTGCCGTGCCTGGGTGACTGTGGCGTCCAATCAAATACACGGGGTCGCGGCCAAGGAGGCGCTCTTGACGGCCATACTTGAGGGGCTTCTCGGAGAAGAAGCACAGGAGTCCGTGCCACAGAAACTCCGACAACTCCAGCAGCATATCAGTCGTCTTCTCCAGACCAAGAG GTGTTTAATTGTAATTGATAACATCAAGATGGAGCTCTGGGATGTAATAAAACCTATTTTCCCAGATGAAAAAGGGAGCAGAATCCTAGTGACCACAACTGTGACCTCAGTAGCTAATGCCTGCAGCTTGCCTGATGGTTATGTGTACAGTATAAGATCTCTTAGTGCGGAACAGTCCAAGGATTATCTAGACAAGAATGTTTTTGTCAATGGATGCTCACCTGACTTGGAGAGGGGTTCAACTGCAATCGTGAACAAATGTGATGGTCACCCACTTGCTCTTGTTAGTGTTGCCAAAGCTttgcaaggtcacaagttgacagggGATCTATGTGAAAAAATGACCCATAACCTATGTTCTCGTATGGACGAGAACAAGAATGGCCACTTCACAAAACTGGGGCAAGTTCTTATGAATAATTACAGCAGTTTGCCTGGCAATTCTCTCAagacctgcttattatactcgagtCTATTCCCAAATGATCGCCCAGTCAGCAGGAAAACTCTTACCGGGCGATGGTTAGCCGAAGGATACATAGATGGTGACCAAGAGATTGCCGATAAAAAATTAGATGAGCTAATTGACAGAAATATCATTCTGCCTGTTGATCCAAGCAACAATGGGAAAGCCAAGACGTGCAAACCTCACGGTATCATGCACCAGTTCATGCTGCACAAGTCCATGGCTTCGAATTTCATTGCTACTTCTTTGAGTGCTAGGAACCGAAGTAATTTCCGTCACCTAATTATTGAGAAACATACAAATGGCACAGCAT TTGATAACTTGTTATCAGGATCGGCTGGTGAGCAGCTGCGCCCCCGATCTCTAACAGTCTTCGGGAgtgcggaagaagccgttccagaTTTGACGAGTTTTGAGCTGCTGAGAGTGTTGGATCTAAAAGAATGCAATGGTTTGAATGAAGAACATCTGGGGCACATATACAAACTGTTGCATCTCAAATATCTGACACTCGGGAGCTCTGTCAGCAATCTTTCAGTTCAAATGGAAAGGCTTCATTGCTTAGAGATACTTGACTTAAGGAAGACAAAGATAGAGACACTGCCTGTGGAAGTCATTAGTCTGCCTCACCTTGCACACCTTTATGGTAAGATGAAGCTCAAAAGGATTAGTGGCAAGAACCATAAGAGATTCCTGCAAGGAAAAAGTAATTTGCAGACTCTAGCAGGAGTTGTTATAGACAACAACTCTGGATTTCCAGAACTGATGGTTCATATGAAGAAACTGACAAAGGTCAAGATATGGTGCGAGTCCAATAGCACAGATTGCAGTTACGCCGTACTTTCAGAGGCCATTCACAAGTTTGCTCAGGACGGCATGAGTACTCCAGTAGGCGCACGTTCTTTATCACTTCACCTGAAtgattcctccaaagatttgctgaaTCACCATCAAGGCGACAACACAATGGCAGCATCAAGAAAAGGTTATCTTAGCTCACTGAAACTGCAAGGCAGCCTGAATCAGTTCCCTCAGTTTGTTATGTCCCTTCGTGGTCTGAAAGAGCTGTGCCTTGCATATACTAATCTGACAGGGCCTCATCTTCTCCTAGGTCTGCGTAAGCTACGGCACTTGGTTTATCTCAAACTGGTGGAAGTCCACCTTGCGGATCTAGACATAAAACATGGGGATTTCCCAAGCCTGCAACATCTATGCCTCATGGTGCGAGAACCGAGATTCCCCACTATACAAGAAGGAGCTTTGCCTAGACTCACTTCAGTTCAGTTGCTCTGTAAGGGTTTAGTGGGTCTTTGCGATCACATCAAAGTGGAATGTTTAGATGCTCTTTGCGAAATCGCTCTGGACTCACAGGTTAATCAAGAAACGATAAGACTATGGCAAAATGAAGCTAAGAAGCACCCTAAGAGCCCAAAGGTTCTGTTGCTCAAAAGGGTCGATCCAGCAGATACTAGGTCTCCGGCGAAATATGTTGCCACTGATCATGGATCCTTGAAGCCTCCGGTGCAGGGAACACCTTGA